The genomic stretch acaaagatacaaataattgctattgcgacatccagtggacacatttagtacagcagtttctttcattcaaaaatgtcaggttatttttatacttagcaaactcctcccgcgggccggataaaacctgttcgtgggcctgatccggccctcgggccgcacgtttgacacccttggtttagacatttaagaaaaaaacaaacaaaaaaactgccatcttttttgtagttgtattccttttttgttatctttattattttctgtattgatcctacactattattgtttttttttttgtgttacttctgatatggccttcccacggtttacttgcttatttatttattgtgacttttttattttgtattgttttacatctgatcaacttctgtgactttccttttcttttttaagtatgaacggtggagaggccctcgagaggtgatcttgggatcacttcctgaggatccttgatgccgaggaatgttcatccatcttgctatggtctggatagcctgctgatcctgagccagagcaggatggatggataaatatatacaatatctgggtatcttttctaataatgtttatactgtaaaccttgaattgttaaagttgaagtgcacctctctcctcaagtgtgcatgtgagtgggtatgagtggatgtgtgattgtatgaaggttttgcgtgaccaaagtatgactgttaaatgtgattttaactgtaaaattcaataaaaatatttgcaaaaaaaaaaaaaaaaaagacagtcttgattgacaaaaaaaaaaacaggtgtggggaatagcgttcaaggaagacatgaaactgctacaggaaaataccaactaaacaggaaaagccaccaaaacaggagcgcaagacaagaactaaaacacgacacacaggaaaacgtcagaaaactcaaaataagtctgtGGAGGGAAGTGcgtcagcgcgcctgcaggagcaaaggtcaccgcctctggcaGTGGTGTCGAGGGCAGAGCACCATCagcatgtgcgggacggcgagacacagctggcaggtgattcgatttcacaggtggtacgtgttaatctaatcatctgttgtctttaacagtaagcagccgggaggagagggggagagaggattgggagtgacAGCAACGTGCCGGAAAATACTTTGAATAATctctttaaaaacattaaaactttattaaacctgcacgcttggctcttgtgccgtgtctacagtggagctgctaggaagcgacttccacaaagtcacaacgtgatgtgacaggtgttatgtgacagtacacctactttgagacaagagttatagtggagcatgcttggttatgctttgaattcatatccaacaattgcaagacaACTTTTTATCGTcagtatcggctgctgagtttcatttttcaatgatttctgctggttgtgtgcctcaggattttttttaatgaataaaatgtgctttggctcagaaaaggttgaaaaacactggcctagtggttagagtgtccgccctaaaatcggtaggccgtgagttcaaaccccggctcagtggttagagtgtccgccctgagattggtaggtcgtgaatgcaaaccccagccgagtcataccaaagactataaaaatgggtgccattacctccctgcttggcactcagcatcaagggttggacttgGGGCTTAAATCATATGGTCTTGGAGTTGTTTTAGCCCAAGTTCCAGCTGGTGAAGAACAAGTTCCAGTGACAAAGTTTGAGTTCAATTTTTGGCCCAATCGCTCCGGAAATGCCACTATCTTGTGTAGATTGTTGGTTACTTTAATTAATGACTATGAGTGTCACTTTGAAATCATTTGAGTTTAGCATCAATTTATATtacccaacccaaacaaccttttaaaaaatgctaaaacctatccgtcgtcatgtctttcataatgattgtgaacgataggcaaaattacccaaaaagtgcagttcctctttaaatcaATGCAAACTAAAGTGTCTCTATAATCATTTCCTGGTAATATTGTCAATCCTACATTCTTTATTGACTAATGATTGTCGGTAGGTCACAATCAACGCTCTGCTGTGTGGCGAAACAAAGCCTGgtaatgtgtgtatttgtgtgtgtgtcatgtgtgagatcattattcatgcgttcgttacgtctcgtctccattactgtaacgtattattttcgggtctccctatgtctaacattaaaagattacagttggtccaaaatgcggctgctggacttttgacaagaacaagaaagtttgatcatattacacctatactgtatatacctttatatacaaagGCCCCCAGCCATGTCcaggtggggggacaaggggggcaacggcccccgaagctcctggtttttcaccaatttaacatgctaaaattaacaaagacagcaccatttgaagaaaatgtgtggcgcattatgaagcctaaaatacaacaacgcagaccccggactgttgaacaatttaagctgtacatcaagcaagaatgggaaagaattcctcctgaaaagcttcaaaaatgtgtctcctcagttcccaaacatttactgagtgttaaaaggaaaggccatgtaacacagtggtaaaaatgcccctgtgccaacttgtttgcaatatgttgctgccattaaattctaagttaatgattatttgcaaaaaaaaattgagttTCTTTGtttgaacattaaaggcctactgaaagccactactagcgaccacgcagtctgatagtttatatatcaatgatgaaatcttaacaatgcaacacatgccaatacggccgggttaacttataaagtgccattttaaatttcccgccacacttccggttaaaaacgttttattatgctgacgtatgcgtgtgacgtcacgaggacaagggaagtattcggagcccggagaatcctatacaacaagctcagttttcatttcataattccacagtattctggacatctgtgttggtgaatcttttgcaatttgtttaatgaacaatggagactgcaaagaagaacgttgtaggtgggattgatcggtgtattagcggctggctgtagcaacacaacaaggacttagcagacgcctagccgatgcttgccgccaaacccacggatgaagtcctttgtcgcgccgtcgatcgctggaacgcaggtgagcacggctgttgatgggcagatgagggctggctgccgtaggtggagcgctaatgtttttatcatagctatgTGAGgtgcggttgctaagttgctaaattagccttagcgtcgttagcaacagcattgttaagctttaccaggctgagaattattaaccgtgtagttacatgtacatggtttaatagtattgttgatcttctgtctatccttccagtcagggatttatgtattttgtttctatctgcatttgagaacgatgctatcacgttagctcagtagctaagtgtgtcaccgatgtattgtcgtggagataaaagtcactttaaatgtccatttcgcgtgctcgactctcattttcaagaggatatagtatccgaggtggtttaaaatacaaatccgtgatccacaatagaaaaaggagagagtgtggaatccaatgagccagcttgtacctaagttacggtcagagcgaaaaaagatatgtatttcactgcattctagtccttcactctaacgttcctcatccacaaatctttcatcctcgctcaaattaatggggtaatcgtcgttttctcgatCCGAATATCtcccgctccattgtaaacaatgaggaattgtgagcagcacaacctcctgtgacgtcacgccatacttccggtaggggcaaggcttttttttatcagcgagcaaaagttgcgaactttatcgtcgattttctctactaaatcctttcagcaaaaatatggcaatatcgcgaaatgatcaagtatgacacatagaatggatctgctattcctgtttaaataaaaaaaaaaaaaatttcagtaggcctttaaattcactatggactggactttcacaatattatgttagatccactatggactggactctcacactattatgttaaattcactatggactggactctcacaatattatgttagatccactatggactggactctcacaatattatgttagatccactatggactggactctcacaatattatgttagatccactatggactggactctcacaatattatgttagatccactatggactggactctcacaatattatgttagatctactatggactggactctcacaatattatgttagatccactatggactggactctcacaataatatgttagatccactatggactggactctcacaatattatgttagatccactatggactggactctcacaacattatgttagatccactatggactggactctcacactattatgttagatccactataactggactctcacactattatgttagatccactatggactggactctcacaataatatgttagatccactatggactggactctcacaatattatgttagatccactatggactggactctcacactattatgttagatccactataactggactctcacactattatgttagatccactatggactggactctcactattatgttagatccactatggactggactctcacactattatgttagatccactatggactggactctcacactattatgttagatccactatggactggactctcacactattatgttagatccactatggactggactctcactattatgttagatccactatggactggactctcactattatgttagatccactatggactggactctcacactattatgttagatccactatggactggactctcacactattatgttagatccactatggactggactctcacactattatgttaaattcactatggactggactttcacaatattatgttagatccactatggactggactctcacaatattatgttagatccactatggactggactctcacaatattatgttagatccactatggactggactctcacaatattatgttagatctactatggactggactctcacaatattatgttagatccactatggactggactctcacaatattatgttagatccactatggactggactctcacactattatgttagatccactataactggactctcacactattatgttagatccactatggactggactctcactattatgttagatccactatggactggactctcacactattatgttagatccactatggactggactctcacactattatgttagatccactatggactggactctcactattatgttagatccactatggactggactctcactattatgttagatccactatggactaaactctcacaatattatgctagatccactcgacgtccattacaCCGGTCGCCCagcagggggggtccccacatctgcggtcctctccaaggtttctcattttcccattgggttgagtttttccttgccctgatgtgggatctgagccgagaatgtggttgtggcttgtgcagccctttgagacactcttgaTTTAAGGctttaaaagtaaacattgattgattgatgattgataaaaACGTACAGAAACCTGAACGATGTGCTCGGCAGCCTCGGATGGCAAGGAAATCAATctgttttttttactactttatttacatcaaatcCATCAATTCACAATACTGATCAATTAAAAGTCTACTTTTTGTTAGTTCGCAGACATGGATTTAAGTTACAGTATgtgccttgtttaaaaaaaaaaaaaaaaaagcaccggttgtggcttgtgcagccctttgagacactcgtgatttagggctttaaaagtaaacattgattgattgattgattgattgaaaaaagcCCTTTCATGGAAAAATATCAAGAGACcaagggccgtacttatcaagcttctcagaatgactcctaagaagtctgctaagagttgacttaagagtaaatcaattcttcgctgaaagctgcacttaaaagttagttatcaagcgtcttactcacactttcagcgaagtgtaggactgaatcttaagtgtcacactcagagctgaattacgacattactatgtgccgtaaatggaattttaggtgacgtcattcctgtgtccatagaaatgaccaatcacggaagggaatccgttgtctaagaataaagaaatatcttggaaatatttaagtggacaatgggagtgtatattttgacaataaactacaaaataatacaaaacaaactagtccccgccggcactcacgctaccgctccctctcttctgtcgcccacacactcactgacgtcactcacctcacggccacacacatacgctactgtcataacattttctttccaattcattaattaggcaactaatttgaaactggtgtgggtggctctatatatactagcccactgcagccacatgcagaaatcaacatggaatcgaaaagtattaaatctgtgacaaaaataatacccgctctgtctaaacgataccgtttgatcagctgctcgtcatcaaacaaatccagaacatcgttccggtccctgaatgttcgcgcacgtctctctcgcctcagtgccatcccctgctggcaactcctaaccacttaagacacctctgaaggtctcttaaatatcgtggagagtaggagtgattcttagacttaagaacgttgataaaaagcttttattcttaagtttgagagtaggactaaatttcgcaaattctcaggacttaagtgtaaaatggcactctaagaagcttgataagtacggccccaggaattGTTCCTCCTATGTGTGTcctcacgttttgagtcacatgGGTCTTGACAGAAGAGATTTTTCTCCAAACTGAACGATTAAATGTTTTTCTTCATTGTGTGTCCTCATGTGTCGAATAAAAGTTGGCCTTTGAGTAAATGTTTTACCACAAACATAACACTTTAATGCGAATTCTATTGTGTGTGATCTCATGTGTCGAGTGAAATTACTCTTTCTGATAAAGTTTTTACCACAAAGTGAACAGTTCAATGTTTTTTCTCTTGTGTGTGATCTCATGTGTTGAGTTAAATTACACTTGCTAGTAAAGTTTTTACCACAAAGTGAACAGTTCAATGTTGTTTCTCTTTGCCTTCCCATGTGTTTGGTCATATTACTCTTTGTAGTAaagtttttaccacaaactgaacacttatatgCTAATTTTCTTGTGTGTGCTCTCATGTGTCGAGTTAAATTACACTTCAAAGTAAAGTTTTTACCACAAAGTGAACAGCTCAATGTTTTTTCTCGTGTGTGTGATCTCATGTGTTGAGTTAAATTACACTTGCTGGTAaagtttttaccacaaactgaacacttatatgCTAATTCTCTTGTGTGTGATCTCATGTGTCGAGTTAAATTACTCTTAAAAGTAAAGTTTTTACCACAAAGTGAACAGTTCAATGTTTTTTCTCTGTGTGTTCCCATGTGTTTGGTCATATTACTCTTTGTAGTAaagtttttaccacaaactgaacacttatatgCTAATTCTCTTGTGTGTGATCTCATGTGTTGAGTTAAATAACTCTTGATGGTAAATTTTTTACCACAAAGTGAACAGTTCAATGTTTTTTCTCTGTGCGTTCCCATGTGTTTGGTCATATTACTCTTTGTAGTAAAGTTTTTACCACAAGCtgcacaattaaatggtttttcgccTGTGTGTACTCTCACATGTTcagtcaaatggctattttgagaaaagcttttgccacaaactgaacaactgaaaggttgtttacctctcttctttttaGAGCTTTCAGAGTGTTTGTGGTcaatgtgagtcctcatatcaccttcacagtctgtatcgctgctcaaagttacttcaacctcgtcttcagcctcactatctgatagtggagctaagaggttgtctggttgtggtttctcttcatcatcttccatcttcacagagacaacagtcagtggcaacttggtgtaatcagctccctctggtcctagaagacactctccctcctgagtgatgcagagttcctcctcttcctttttaatgggaTGGGGCTTTGAAgcttcctgcttcaaagtggagcgcTCCCTATGTGACTGAGGTGGGAATTCTTCTGGAGGACCAGTCAGCTGCTGGTCGTCTGcgggacacaaacacactttagttCAGACATGATCCATGAGATGTTTATCCTTCAActtgtgtactgtatatgtgtgtgtagtgtttcaaggctattcatttagtgccttgccagaatgatggaACTAGAAtcccaacaacaaaaaattgacatttttaccagtCAATCCACGTCCCTATCCACACCTAtaatcatgagctttgggttacgacCGAAAGCGGACAGAAGGGTGGCAGAGCTcttcttagagatagggtgagaagctctgttatTCCAGGGGAGCTCAgattaaagccgctgctcctccacatggagaggagccagatgaggtggtttgggcatctggtcagaatgctccCTGAACGCCTCcccggggaggtgtttagggcacatccgactggtagaagaccacggggaagacccaggacactgtGTAGAGCCGATAATtctcagctggcctgggaacacctcaggatcccctgggaagagctagGCAAAGTAgctgggtagagggaagtctgggcgacCTGacttcggataagtggaagaagatggatggggtTATTCAAATATTGAACTATAAGTTAATGCTAGCAAGCTCGACCAACGTTTAGCAGAGGATCTGACAGCGTTCACTGTGGCATTAGCTATGTCATCGAGTGGCTTGGAGACTCATAACTTAAAAGTATTCCCGCAAGAAGAGCAGACACACAActtgtatctcaaaatactcgCACATTGAGATACCACAGTGTTGGAAGATGATATAATTGTGATTGATCAGCGGGAAAAAATACTGGTCGATTCAGGTGATCAGCTGTGAGCATATTAAGTCGATCAAACATGGCGTAAATGTCCATGATAACAGCAAATAAGATCCCACCTTTTCCTGTAAGTTGCTGCACAAGTAAACAGAATGACCAAACTTGGAGGGAAACACACAGCTGAATAAATGTCAGCCGTGACTGAGAGTTCTCTTTAAAAGATGAGGCTATAAAAAAAACGAACTCAACATCTGCTGTGTGTTCGCCCAAGTTATGTGGAGCAAATGAAGTTGAAGTACAAAATAGCTGcattcggggtacaccctggactagggatgatgttggaAACCGGTTCtcctggttgttcgataagaaaagaaccgttcgataagaaaagaaccgattccatggactcgaatccctttttgagaaccggttcccgttatcgaggccactatagtaaagaaaaagagttggttctttattcgaatccctgggaacgaatcccgtcccacaagaaatgccctgtgggacatcacaggaaatgacgtagctcagtcattagattgagctacgtcatttcctgtgatgtcacacaagcagcaaaaataatggaccggaaaaaacgcctcaaggcatggctattcacctatagtgaccaCAGAGACACGTTGTTTTtgtattactgtatatatttgtttttctgaaaaatcccacttaatatacagtcaatattttttttttttaggggggtaagatcaatatttatttatttatttaatttttttcttataaaataaaagtgagctttcgttaaaccaaatattgtgtttttttccatatacaacaacctatctggattcgataagagaatcgataaggaattggttcgataagaggattcgataatgggctcgaactcgataatttcttattaaacatcatccctaattgagATACCACAGTATTGGAAGATTATATAATTGTGATTGATCAGCGGGATACATTTCTGGTCGATTCAGGTGATCAGCTGTGAGCATATtaactcgatcaaacatggcggaaatgtccaTGATAACAGCCAATAAGGTCCCACCTTTTCCTGTAAGTTGCTGCACAAGTAAACAGAATGACCAAACTTGGAGGGAAACACACAGCTGAATAAATGTCAGCCGTGACTGAGAGTTCTCTTTAAAAGATGAggctaaaaaaaaccccaactcaACGTCTGCTGTGTGTTCGCCCAAGTTATGTGGAGCAAATGAAGTTGAAGTACAAAatatcacacacacaacaacacgtGTCCAGATCTAGAATGGCTTAATCAGATTTGTATTATTTTCATGGaacatttgttgtttttactACAATTTAGTTTTAACAAACCCTTTAAAATGGattactatttttttcttttctgtaaTTATCCatcttttttctaccgcttgtccctttcggggtcacggggggtgctggagcctatctcagctgcattcgggctggagcctatcttagctgcattcgggctggagcctatctcagctgcgttccctggacaagtcgccacctcatcgcaggaccaacacagatagacagacaacattcacactcacattcacacactagggcccatttagtgttgtcaatcaacctatccccaggtgcatgtaggaggtgggaggaagcccacgcagtcacggggagaacatgcaagctccacacagaaagatcccgagcccgggattgaactcgggaccttcgtattgtgaggcacatgcactaacccctgtgacgCCGTGCTGCCCTTTTCTGTAATGAATTAGTCCTAAATTATTAGGacagaaaaataaatatacaatgaCATTTTTGTATTTCGCAATTAAATATTAGTTTGTATTACAACAGTACGTTTAAGACAATCCAAAAGATATTCTAGATTATAACAGATTAGACAAAAAATATATGATTTAAATTTGCTTTGGTAACTTTGACTTTATGAGCTGTGACATTTGTGGAGAACTTCCCAATAATCCAAAGTTGAGAGTAATCATATTATTCTTGTTCTTTattacctccaatcctctgcgcgttgatgtagacatgtggtccagtcttctcttcacacactgcacatctcttactcttccgcaacatctcttctttcacatcattattttctttacacaagcaatttatttgctcttccactttcttcatttgacttttgcattctttcatctcctctgatgtgaactccagtgccttcttcaagctaacaatcatggcggtcctttgtttacattcttcaacatagTCGGCTAATTTGTCATCGAGGCTCCCTACAGGGTTTAGGATAGTCTCCATCGCGCCGCACTCGACGTCCATTTCGGGGTTTtaagaacaaaaacaatattggtGAATCTATAAATGTGTTGGATCGTAAATTCGAAACTTCTTCAAGAAGCCACAGCCGTTCAGTCCGCCATTGCCATCGCAGTTGCCGCCAAAGTTGAGCTGCTTGATCCGTTTGCCCATGCGCCAAAAGCCATCCACTTCCGTTTCCGACTTTACGGAggattttttccaaaataaagttCTTCTTTCAACAACCGGTTCGCAAAAGTATCTACTGATAACCTAAAAATAGTGAAAAGCGACACTTAAAATATGTAAACAACTTTAATCGAACAATATCGTCCAAACAAGTTTTTCTGTTGAATTAATACATAATGCACACTTTAACAAACCATATTTATTttgaccataccataccataccaactttattcataaagccctttaaaaacaaccacagttgaaaaacaaagggctgtacaccacaaagaaataagggcaaaggacagactaaaaaataaaatttaaaacagaagtaaaatacacattaaaaaagcaaatacaaaattacgctaagaacaattttgttagataaaaagcagttaaaaaagttaaaaattaaagacagtttaaagtctcatgctgggttacaagccagtgaataaaaatgggttttaagaaagAAGGgccctgtctcacatggagtggaagatcattccagagtttggggcccgcaacagagaaggctctgtcccccctgagcttacgcttggatttgggtacctccaggatcagctgatcagctgacctgagggaccgggtgggggcatagaggtggagcagctcagagaggtaaggtggggcaagaccatgtaaggatttaaaaacaagtaagatcattttaaaatggactctaaaagacacaggcagccagtggagggaggctaaaacaggagtaatgtgctctctttttcttgtgtttgtcaaaagtcgggcagctgcattttggaacagctgcagacgtgagagggaggactgactaattccaaaatataaagcgttacagtaatccagccgagatgtaataaaggcatggattactgtctcaaactgttgcgaagaaagaaggtttttaaccttagccagctgacgtaaataaaaaaagctggttttcaccactgtgccaatctgacggtccaatttaaaatcactgtcaatacgaaaacccaggttggtgatcatgggcttaacgtacaaagccaaggggccaaagtcaacagggggaagctcacaggtaccactaggtccaaacactattacttctgtcttcttttcattgaagtttaagaagtttagggccatccaggccttgatgtcatcaagacaagcaagtaatggctgtattgaagaggcatgatttttctttaacggaaaatacatttgtg from Entelurus aequoreus isolate RoL-2023_Sb linkage group LG17, RoL_Eaeq_v1.1, whole genome shotgun sequence encodes the following:
- the LOC133632307 gene encoding zinc finger protein OZF-like isoform X2, with the protein product MDDYCYAKMATSAKREHERESAPPTSSKSPTEIKTEDEDDQQLTGPPEEFPPQSHRERSTLKQEASKPHPIKKEEEELCITQEGECLLGPEGADYTKLPLTVVSVKMEDDEEKPQPDNLLAPLSDSEAEDEVEVTLSSDTDCEGDMRTHIDHKHSESSKKKRGKQPFSCSVCGKSFSQNSHLTEHVRVHTGEKPFNCAACGKNFTTKSNMTKHMGTHREKTLNCSLCGKKFTIKSYLTQHMRSHTRELAYKCSVCGKNFTTKSNMTKHMGTHREKTLNCSLCGKNFTFKSNLTRHMRSHTRELAYKCSVCGKNFTSKCNLTQHMRSHTREKTLSCSLCGKNFTLKCNLTRHMRAHTRKLAYKCSVCGKNFTTKSNMTKHMGRQRETTLNCSLCGKNFTSKCNLTQHMRSHTREKTLNCSLCGKNFIRKSNFTRHMRSHTIEFALKCYVCGKTFTQRPTFIRHMRTHNEEKHLIVQFGEKSLLSRPM
- the LOC133632307 gene encoding gastrula zinc finger protein XlCGF8.2DB-like isoform X4 — protein: MEDDEEKPQPDNLLAPLSDSEAEDEVEVTLSSDTDCEGDMRTHIDHKHSESSKKKRGKQPFSCSVCGKSFSQNSHLTEHVRVHTGEKPFNCAACGKNFTTKSNMTKHMGTHREKTLNCSLCGKKFTIKSYLTQHMRSHTRELAYKCSVCGKNFTTKSNMTKHMGTHREKTLNCSLCGKNFTFKSNLTRHMRSHTRELAYKCSVCGKNFTSKCNLTQHMRSHTREKTLSCSLCGKNFTLKCNLTRHMRAHTRKLAYKCSVCGKNFTTKSNMTKHMGRQRETTLNCSLCGKNFTSKCNLTQHMRSHTREKTLNCSLCGKNFIRKSNFTRHMRSHTIEFALKCYVCGKTFTQRPTFIRHMRTHNEEKHLIVQFGEKSLLSRPM
- the LOC133632307 gene encoding zinc finger protein OZF-like isoform X1, with amino-acid sequence MDVECGAMETILNPVGSLDDKLADYVEECKQRTAMIVSLKKALEFTSEEMKECKSQMKKVEEQINCLCKENNDVKEEMLRKSKRCAVCEEKTGPHVYINAQRIGDDQQLTGPPEEFPPQSHRERSTLKQEASKPHPIKKEEEELCITQEGECLLGPEGADYTKLPLTVVSVKMEDDEEKPQPDNLLAPLSDSEAEDEVEVTLSSDTDCEGDMRTHIDHKHSESSKKKRGKQPFSCSVCGKSFSQNSHLTEHVRVHTGEKPFNCAACGKNFTTKSNMTKHMGTHREKTLNCSLCGKKFTIKSYLTQHMRSHTRELAYKCSVCGKNFTTKSNMTKHMGTHREKTLNCSLCGKNFTFKSNLTRHMRSHTRELAYKCSVCGKNFTSKCNLTQHMRSHTREKTLSCSLCGKNFTLKCNLTRHMRAHTRKLAYKCSVCGKNFTTKSNMTKHMGRQRETTLNCSLCGKNFTSKCNLTQHMRSHTREKTLNCSLCGKNFIRKSNFTRHMRSHTIEFALKCYVCGKTFTQRPTFIRHMRTHNEEKHLIVQFGEKSLLSRPM